In Quercus robur chromosome 11, dhQueRobu3.1, whole genome shotgun sequence, the following proteins share a genomic window:
- the LOC126706008 gene encoding CASP-like protein 5C1, translated as MDEVPGSVGTSAGFSLRLGQTIFSSASLLFMSLGVEFYSYTAFCYLVTIMGLVIPWSFTLALVDGYSVLVKCPIRQPGILVIIVVGDWVLSILTLAAACSTASVVDLLLHAERSYCPPKFCSRYQISAAMAFLTWFLSLASALFNLWLLPAL; from the exons ATGGATGAGGTACCTGGCTCAGTGGGGACAAGTGCTGGCTTCTCTTTGAGGTTGGGCCAGACCATCTTTTCCTCtgcttctcttcttttcatgtCTCTGGGTGTAGAATTCTACAGCTACACTGCTTTCTG CTACTTGGTGACAATCATGGGTTTGGTTATACCTTGGAGTTTCACTTTGGCCTTGGTGGATGGATACTCTGTTCTGGTTAAATGTCCTATTCGGCAGCCAGGAATACTGGTCATCATTGTTGTAGGAGATTGG GTATTATCCATTCTCACACTCGCTGCAGCTTGCTCAACAGCTAGTGTTGTGGACCTTCTGCTCCATGCTGAAAGGTCATATTGCCCTCCAAAGTTTTGCAGCAGATATCAGATATCCGCTGCCATGGCTTTCTTGACATGGTTTCTGTCTTTGGCTTCAGCTCTGTTCAATCTTTGGTTACTCCCTGCCTTGTGA